Proteins encoded together in one Gaiellales bacterium window:
- the trpA gene encoding tryptophan synthase subunit alpha translates to MKIATPALAIYLMADDGVVELAEAAVRGGATAIELGIPFSDPLADGPTVQRAGQRALRHGITADRALGLLAELRARVDVPLIPMTYAGPVLAQGEQRFCERAAGAGADALIVPDLPHDEAGELLAGCRRFGLDLVPLLAPTSRDDRIAAACADAGGFVYLVSVAGVTGSRDSLSDRVAPMVARVRPHTGLPLLVGFGISSGEAARAVLDAGADGVIIGSKAIEVAEAEGSEGLERFVRGVAAALNHVSIARD, encoded by the coding sequence ATGAAGATCGCCACGCCGGCGCTCGCGATCTACCTGATGGCGGACGACGGTGTGGTCGAGCTGGCCGAGGCGGCCGTGCGCGGCGGGGCCACGGCGATCGAGCTCGGCATCCCGTTCTCGGACCCGCTCGCGGACGGGCCGACGGTGCAGCGGGCGGGACAGCGGGCGCTCCGGCACGGCATCACGGCCGACCGAGCGCTCGGGCTGCTGGCGGAGCTGCGGGCGCGCGTGGACGTGCCGTTGATCCCGATGACGTACGCGGGGCCGGTGCTGGCACAGGGAGAGCAGCGTTTCTGCGAGCGGGCGGCGGGCGCGGGAGCGGATGCCCTGATCGTCCCCGACCTGCCGCACGACGAGGCGGGCGAGCTGCTCGCGGGCTGCCGGCGCTTCGGCCTCGACCTCGTCCCGCTGCTCGCCCCGACCAGCCGGGACGACCGGATCGCGGCGGCCTGCGCGGACGCCGGCGGGTTCGTCTACCTCGTGTCGGTGGCGGGGGTGACCGGCTCTCGCGACTCGCTGTCCGACCGGGTGGCGCCGATGGTCGCGCGCGTGCGGCCGCACACCGGCCTGCCGCTGCTGGTCGGCTTCGGGATCTCGAGCGGCGAGGCGGCGCGCGCAGTGCTCGACGCGGGAGCGGACGGGGTGATCATCGGGTCGAAGGCGATCGAGGTGGCCGAGGCGGAGGGCTCCGAGGGGCTCGAGCGCTTCGTGCGCGGGGTCGCGGCGGCACTCAACCACGTGTCAATCGCGCGGGATTAG
- a CDS encoding response regulator transcription factor — protein sequence MRVLVVEDDQPLVRIMTKSLESNGFEVISAFDGEEGLRAAHEERPEAIVLDLQLPKLNGTELCRRLRSEGNGVPIIMLTARSTVPDRISGLDAGADDYLVKPFSLGELAARLRALGRRGRTTPRVIEAGALQLDTGAREARVNGHTVELTGTEFALLEYLMQNPGQVLSRDQLREEVWGEGFEPASNVVDIYVHYVRRKLKAAGLEADPIRTVRGLGYAFRRGD from the coding sequence ATGCGCGTGCTCGTTGTGGAGGACGATCAGCCGCTCGTCCGCATCATGACCAAGTCGCTCGAGTCCAACGGTTTCGAGGTGATCTCGGCCTTCGACGGCGAGGAAGGGCTGCGGGCGGCGCATGAGGAGCGGCCGGAGGCGATCGTGCTCGACCTGCAGCTGCCGAAGCTGAACGGCACGGAGCTGTGCCGCAGGCTGCGGTCGGAAGGCAACGGCGTGCCGATCATCATGCTGACGGCGCGCAGCACGGTGCCCGACCGCATCTCGGGGCTGGATGCGGGCGCAGATGACTACCTGGTGAAGCCCTTCTCGCTGGGCGAGCTCGCGGCGCGCCTGCGCGCGCTGGGGCGGCGGGGCCGCACGACGCCGCGGGTGATCGAGGCCGGCGCGCTGCAGCTGGATACCGGGGCACGGGAGGCACGGGTGAACGGTCACACGGTCGAGCTGACGGGCACCGAGTTCGCACTGCTGGAGTACCTGATGCAGAACCCCGGGCAGGTGCTGTCGCGCGACCAGCTGCGGGAGGAGGTCTGGGGCGAGGGCTTCGAGCCGGCGTCCAACGTGGTCGACATCTACGTGCACTACGTGCGCAGGAAGCTGAAGGCGGCAGGCCTCGAGGCGGATCCCATCCGCACGGTTCGAGGGCTTGGCTATGCATTCCGCCGCGGGGATTGA